One region of Demequina sp. TMPB413 genomic DNA includes:
- a CDS encoding pyridoxal-dependent decarboxylase: MTAELTAVHTHPRSLARLRERIAVTTEAARRAGGYLAAAPHRPIAPTADAVARLESFRRPLQDEPRAANDVLRELDEVGSPATVVQAMGRYFGYVNGGVEPAAAAASILAGAWDQNAALPAQSPAATVLDEVAAAWIVDLLGLPRDAVATFTTGATLANFTGIVTARDALLARAGWDVNELGLAGAPRLRVIVGDEVHISALKSLRLAGLAPGLVERVPVDERGAIDADAFPTDTDELTLVLLQAGNVTTGASDPFARIIPGVRERGGWVHVDGAFGLWAAASPTLAEQVAGVELADSWATDAHKWLNAPYDSGLVIVRHHDDLYRAMAMHAPYLTSTDARPLMHLSPHMSQRARGVETWALLAARGRSGIAELLDHSCSMAALFARLLRAAGAEVLVEPTLNQVPVAFGRTAGARGDDDVTSAVISAIGREGTLWAGGSVWHGRTILRLSVSDAATTPDDVHASVDAILRCWHSVLGAS, encoded by the coding sequence ATGACCGCCGAACTGACTGCAGTGCACACCCATCCACGCTCTCTCGCACGCTTGCGCGAAAGGATTGCCGTGACCACGGAGGCCGCGCGCAGGGCCGGCGGCTACCTCGCGGCGGCGCCTCATCGGCCAATCGCCCCCACGGCCGACGCTGTGGCCAGGCTTGAATCCTTCCGGCGGCCGCTTCAGGACGAACCGCGCGCCGCGAACGACGTGTTGCGAGAACTCGACGAGGTGGGCTCTCCCGCCACGGTGGTGCAAGCAATGGGACGCTACTTCGGCTACGTCAACGGGGGCGTCGAGCCTGCCGCGGCCGCTGCCTCCATTCTGGCTGGCGCATGGGATCAGAACGCGGCACTCCCGGCACAATCACCGGCCGCCACTGTGCTCGACGAGGTCGCGGCCGCCTGGATAGTGGACCTGCTCGGGCTGCCGCGCGATGCGGTAGCGACGTTCACGACGGGTGCCACCCTGGCGAACTTCACGGGCATCGTGACCGCGAGGGATGCGCTGCTTGCTCGCGCGGGTTGGGATGTCAATGAGTTGGGGCTTGCTGGCGCACCACGACTACGCGTCATCGTCGGCGACGAGGTGCACATCTCGGCGCTCAAGTCTCTGCGCCTGGCGGGCCTTGCGCCTGGCCTCGTCGAGCGGGTTCCCGTCGACGAGCGCGGCGCAATAGACGCCGACGCCTTCCCCACCGACACCGACGAACTCACCTTGGTGCTCTTGCAGGCAGGGAACGTCACTACCGGAGCGAGCGATCCGTTCGCGCGGATCATTCCCGGCGTCCGCGAGCGCGGAGGATGGGTACACGTCGACGGCGCATTCGGACTGTGGGCTGCCGCCTCCCCCACGTTGGCAGAGCAGGTCGCAGGCGTCGAACTCGCTGACTCGTGGGCAACCGATGCGCACAAGTGGCTCAACGCCCCTTACGACTCGGGGTTGGTGATCGTGCGCCACCACGACGATCTCTACCGTGCCATGGCGATGCACGCGCCATATCTGACGAGCACGGACGCGCGCCCGCTCATGCACTTGAGCCCTCACATGTCTCAACGCGCTCGCGGCGTGGAGACATGGGCCTTGCTCGCCGCTCGCGGACGCTCCGGGATTGCGGAGCTCCTTGACCACTCGTGCTCCATGGCCGCGCTGTTTGCGCGGCTCCTTCGTGCGGCGGGTGCGGAGGTGCTCGTTGAGCCCACTCTCAACCAGGTGCCAGTGGCCTTTGGACGCACGGCTGGCGCGCGAGGCGACGATGACGTGACCTCAGCAGTCATCAGCGCGATCGGCCGCGAGGGCACCCTGTGGGCGGGCGGAAGCGTGTGGCACGGTCGCACGATTCTGCGGCTGTCGGTGTCAGACGCCGCGACCACGCCAGACGACGTACACGCGTCAGTTGACGCGATCCTGCGTTGCTGGCACTCGGTCCTCGGCGCCTCCTGA
- a CDS encoding PLP-dependent aminotransferase family protein, whose translation MRTTAEQLSDVLDHWQTGTGPLYVQLANAIVSLGESGSLEHGSRMPSERALADHLHLSRNTVTAAYQRLRDSGWLEVRPGAAPTLGVSSRGVLGLSPQERFAQILTGESEPIVAFNTASPPPAPIVTRALGDLSGFLGGSPAVGNGYAALGSRDLVLAVTEHLRGQGVPARPEEIVITSGAQQAIWLVVTMLATSRRPVALESVTYPGVFDAVQASGSRPLALPMGPDGLDVPGSIKLLRAARPDLAYTTTFHNPTGTAIGEDDARLLLEASAALATTVIDDRTIGDLALDGSTRTPFAAMGTDASVITIGGMSKVFWGGLRIGWLHTNATLAAQLRHRRAAMDLGSPALFQRVAARLLADHYQETLRWRVATMLESLDAVDEAVAEHGLDWEYLRPVGGPALWVRLPDGGATRFAARAAEAGAPVASGTAFEVLPGTGADRFRLPFYLPPEEMRLGIKVLADRAA comes from the coding sequence ATGCGCACCACCGCCGAACAACTCTCCGATGTGCTTGATCACTGGCAGACGGGCACGGGTCCCCTGTACGTGCAACTCGCCAATGCGATTGTGTCCTTGGGCGAGTCCGGTTCACTCGAGCACGGCTCGCGCATGCCCTCCGAACGCGCGCTCGCCGACCACCTCCACTTGTCGCGCAACACGGTGACGGCGGCCTACCAACGGTTGCGAGACTCCGGCTGGCTCGAGGTCAGGCCGGGCGCAGCGCCGACGCTCGGGGTGAGCTCGCGTGGCGTCCTTGGGCTGAGTCCCCAGGAGCGCTTCGCCCAGATCCTCACGGGAGAGAGCGAGCCGATTGTCGCCTTCAACACGGCCTCGCCGCCGCCTGCACCCATCGTTACCAGAGCGCTCGGCGACTTGTCAGGCTTCCTGGGCGGTTCGCCCGCAGTGGGCAACGGGTACGCAGCGCTGGGGTCGAGGGATTTGGTGCTGGCCGTCACCGAGCACCTGCGAGGGCAAGGGGTGCCTGCGCGGCCGGAGGAGATTGTCATCACCTCGGGTGCGCAACAGGCAATCTGGCTGGTTGTCACCATGCTGGCGACCTCGCGCCGGCCGGTCGCGCTCGAATCGGTCACCTACCCTGGCGTGTTTGACGCTGTCCAGGCCTCCGGCTCACGCCCGCTTGCTTTGCCGATGGGCCCCGACGGGCTCGACGTGCCCGGCTCGATCAAGCTGTTGCGCGCCGCGCGCCCTGACCTCGCCTACACCACCACCTTCCACAACCCCACCGGCACCGCGATCGGCGAGGACGACGCGCGACTGCTGCTTGAAGCGTCGGCCGCGTTGGCCACCACGGTGATCGACGACCGCACCATCGGCGACCTCGCGCTCGACGGCAGCACCCGCACGCCCTTTGCGGCGATGGGGACGGACGCCTCCGTGATCACGATCGGCGGCATGTCCAAGGTGTTTTGGGGAGGGCTGCGCATCGGCTGGCTCCACACCAACGCGACGCTTGCAGCGCAATTGCGGCACCGCCGCGCCGCCATGGACCTCGGATCGCCTGCGCTGTTCCAGCGGGTCGCGGCTCGGCTGCTCGCTGATCACTACCAGGAGACGCTGCGCTGGCGCGTGGCGACGATGCTCGAGTCCCTTGACGCCGTCGACGAGGCAGTCGCCGAGCACGGTCTCGACTGGGAGTACTTGCGGCCCGTCGGCGGCCCGGCCCTCTGGGTGAGGCTTCCTGACGGCGGTGCGACGCGTTTTGCCGCCCGTGCGGCGGAGGCTGGAGCTCCTGTCGCCTCCGGAACCGCGTTCGAGGTGCTTCCGGGGACGGGCGCCGATCGATTCCGGTTGCCGTTCTACCTGCCGCCTGAAGAGATGCGACTCGGCATCAAGGTGCTGGCGGATCGGGCGGCTTAG